The genomic DNA CCGCACGGGCATTGCCGTGCTTTCCAAACTCACCGGCCTCTTGCTGGCGGCCATTGCCGCGCAGGTGATCTTTACGGGCATCCGCGCGTTTCTGGGGTGACGTTTCCGGCCCCGGCCCGCCCGGCGGGGCGCACAATCGACAGAACAAACGGAGGGTTCGACATGAGCCTGTTGGAAACTTTTTTCCGTCCTGAGGCCAAAGGCAGCACGGTAAAACGAGAGCTGCTGGCCGGGCTGACCAGCTTTATGGCCATGTGCTACCTCATCTTTGTGGTGCCCAACATGCTGGCGGATGCGGGCATGCCCCGCGAAGGGGCCGTGGCCGCCACCATCTGGGTAACCATTATTGCCACCCTGATCATGGGGCTTTGGGCGCGCTTTCCCGTGGGCGTCGCGCCGGGCCTGGGCATTACGGCCTTTTTCGCCTACTACGTCTGCGGCCCCGCGGGCTATACCTGGCAGACGGGCCTGGGCGCGGTGTTCATCTCCGGCGTGGTCTTTCTGCTCCTTACCGTGACCCGCGTGCGTCAGATGATCATTAAGGCCGTGCCCATGGACCTCAAATACGCCATCGTGGTGGGCATCGGGGCCTTTATCGCCTTTATCGGCATGAAGAGCTGCGGCATTGTGGTGGACAGCCCCTCCACCTTTGTCACCCTGGGCAATCTGGCCCAGCCTTCCACCCTGCTTTCGGTGCTCGGCATCTTTCTCATCGGCGGCCTGCTGGCGCTCAACGTGCCCGGCGCCATGATCATCGGCATTCTGGCCGTCACGCTCCTCGGCATCGCCCTGGGCATCACTCGCCTGCCCGAAGACAGCGTCTTTTCTTTCAGCCTGCCCCTGCCTACGGAAACCTTTCTGCAGATGGATCTCAAGGGTGCGCTGCACCACGGGCTTATCTCCATCATCTTCACCCTGACCATGGTAGACCTTTTCGACAACATGGGCGTGCTTATCGGCCTGGCGCAGAAGGCGGGCTTTGTGCGCAAGGACGGGCATATCGAAAATCTGGACCGCGCACTGATCACCGATTCCCTGGCCACCATGACCAGCGCGGCCCTGGGGGCCACCACGGCCACCAGCTATCTGGAAAGCGCTGCGGGCGTGGCTGAAGGCGGCCGCACCGGCCTTACGGCCGTGACCATTGCCGCGCTTTTCTTTCTGGCCTTGTTCGTCACGCCCCTGGTGGGCCTGGTGCCCGCCTACGCCACGGCCCCGGTGCTCATCATCGTGGGCGCGCTCATGATGCAGGAGGTGGGGCGCATCCATTTTGACGACTTTACTGTGGCCCTGCCCGCCTTTCTTACCATCATGAGCATGCCGCTTACCTTCAACATCGCCACGGGCTTCGGCTTCGGCTTCGTGAGCTGGGTGGGCATTAAGCTCCTGGCCGGACGCTTTCGGGACGTGAACCCAATGATGCTCATCATTGCCGGCTGCTTTGTGGTCAACTTTGCCCTGCGGCTCGGGTAGCGCGCCTTGCCTTTGCCCGGGCCTGCGGGCATACTAAGGCGTTTGACAAAAACTATTCATGAGGAATCCGCATGGCTACGCTGCTGCAATCGTCCGTACGCCCCAAAAAGCCGCTCTGGCGCGAGTATGGCGAGGCCCTTCTGGTGGCCCTGGTCCTGGCGCTGTTTATCCGCACCTTTATCGTGCAGGCCTTTAAGATCCCGTCCGAATCCATGCTTGAGACCCTACAGGTGGGCGACCACCTGCTGGCCAGCAAGTTCGCCTACGGCGTCAAGATTCCCTTCACCCACACCTATGTGTGGCGGGGGGACGACCCGCAAAAGGGCGACGTCATCATCTTTGAGTACCCCAATAACCCTAGCGTGGACTACATCAAGCGCATTATCGGCACGCCCGGCGACGTCATTGAAGTGCGCAACAAACAGCTTTACCGCAACGGCCAGCCAGTGCGCGAAAGCTATATCCGCTTTACCCAGCCCGGCATTGTGGAGCCCGTGCGGGACAACTTCGGCCCCGTCACCGTGCCGCCGGACAAATACTTCGTCATGGGCGACAACCGCGACAACTCCCGGGATTCCCGCTTCTGGGGCTTTGTGGACCGCGCCGCCATCCGGGCCAAGGCCTGGCGCATCTACTGGTCCTGGGGCGGGCTGAGCGACATCCGCTGGAGCCGCCTGGGGCAAAAAATTCAATAGGAGCGCGCATGGTGGTCCGGCTGCTGAGCGGCGGCGTGGAGGGCGTGGACGCCTACCCCGTGGAGCTGGAAGTGGACTGCGTGCGCCAGGGGCTGCCGGGCTTCACCATGGTGGGCCTGGCCGAAGCCGCCGTGCGCGAGGCCAAGGACCGCGTCTTCGCCGCGCTCCGCGCCGCCAATTTCCGCCTGCCGCCCGCCCGCATCACCGTCAACCTGGCTCCGGCCTGGCGGCGCAAAAACGGCGCTAACTACGATCTGCCCCTGGCCGTGGGTCTGCTGGCCGCCGCGGGCCTCCTGCCTGCGGAGCGCTGCACCGGCCTCTACCTGGCCGGGGAGCTTTCCCTCTCCGGCCAGATCCGCCCCGTAAGCGGCATCCTGCCCCTGGCCCTGCTGGCCCGCGCCCGCGGGGCGCGCGGCATCCTCGTCCCTCCCGGCAACAGCGCCGAAGCCGCCGTAGTGCGCGGCCTGGAGGTTTTTGCCCCGCGCGACCTCGCCCAGTGCGCCGCCTTCCTGGCCGGGGCCGAAACCCTGGAGCCCTTGTCCCCGCCCCCTGAGGGACAGCCCGCCCCGATCTGCGGCCTGGACTACGCCGAAGTCAAAGGACAGGAGGCCGCCAAGCGCGCCCTGGAGGTAGCCGCCGCAGGCGGGCACAACGTGCTGCTGCTGGGCCCCCCCGGCAGCGGCAAGACCATGCTGGCCCAGCGCCTGCCCACCATCCTCCCGCCCCTGAGCTTTGAAGAAGCCCTGGAAGTCACCAAAATCTACAGCGTGGCCGGCCTGCTGCCTCCGGACGCGGGCATCGTGCGCCAACGGCCTTTCCGCGCGCCGCACCACACCATTTCGGACGTGGCCCTGGTGGGCGGCGGCAGCGTGCCCCGGCCCGGCGAAGTGAGCCTGGCCCACCGGGGCGTGCTCTTTCTGGACGAACTGCCAGAATTCCACAAAACCGCCCTGGAAGCCCTGCGCCAGCCCCTGGAAAACGGCACGGCGGCCATTGCCCGCGCCAGCCACCGCGTGGTCTTCCCCGCGGCCTGCATGCTGGTGGCGGCCATGAATCCCTGCCCCTGCGGCTACTACGGCGACCCCACCCACCAGTGCACCTGCCGCCCGGACCAGCGGGCCCGCTACCGCGCACGCCTCTCCGGCCCTCTGCTGGACCGCATCGACGTGCATGTGGAAGCGCCCGCCGTGGCCTATGCGGACTTCCGCGAGGCCAACAGCTCCGGGGCCGATTCAGCCGCCATGCGCCGCCGCGTGCTGGCCGCCCGGCAACGCCAGCGCCAACGCTACGGCCCTGAAGGCCCGCGCTGCAACGCCGAGCTCTCCGGCCGGCTGCTGGAACAACACTGCGCCCTGGACGCCGCAGGCCACGCCCTTATGGAAGGCGCGGTCAACCGCCTGGGCCTCTCGGCCCGCGCCTGCGCCCGCGTCCTGCGCATGGCCCGCACCATCGCCGACCTGGAAGCCGCCGACCGCATCACCCCGGACCACCTGGCCGAAGCCGTCTCCCTGCGCGTCCTGGACCGCGGGGGCGAATAAATTCCTGACGGCAACGAAAGCCAAAACCTTCCTCTGCTCAGGAGACGCGCAGAACGTCGCCTGAGCAAAGAAAAGGCGTTGCGGCCAGAGCCATGATGCGCGCCGCCTGTCGTCGGTATCTTTTGAGGTTCAGCATGTCAGAACGTGGAATAAGAGTTTCAGGGGGTGGGGGTGCGGGGGCCCTGCTTCAAAAGGCTTTTTCCCCCGCGGGCACCCTTGCTCCCGCCGCCCCCGCGCCGCTCACGCCCTCCGCCGCCTGCAGCTATCCTCGTGGACTGACGCAACCTGCGGGGGGGCTGCGCTTCGGGCTGGACGCGCTGCTGCTGGCGGCCTTTGTTGTGCGGCGGCTGCGGGCCTGGCCGGGGCGGCGCGGGCTCGCGGCCGTGGATCTGGGCTGCGGCTGCGGGGCGGCCCTGCTGGGCCTGGGGCTGGGCTCGCCGCGGGTGTGGGGGCTGGGCCTGGAGCGCGAGCCCGCCCTGGCGGCCGCCGCGGAAGAGAATATTGCCAGGCTGGGGCTGACGGCACGCATGCGCGCGCGCTGTCTGGAGCTGGAGGATGTTGCGGCCCTGCGGGCCCTGCGGGGGCCGGAAGGGCAACCGCTCTGCGCCCGTGCGGACGTGGTGCTGGCCAATCCGCCCTATGAGCAGGCCGGGCGGCCTTCGCCGGACCCGCTGCGGGAGCGGGCCCTGCGTTCCGACAACGGTGCGGCGCTGGAGGTTTTCTGCCGCGCCGCCGGGCTGCTGCTGCGGCACAAAGGGCATTTTTTCTGCTGTTATGACGCGCGGGCCCTGCCGCGGCTGTGCCAGGCCCTGCGCGCGGCGGGCCTGGGCCTGCGGCTGGCGCTGCCCGTGCGGGCGCGGCAAACGGACCCGGCCTGGCTGGTGCTGGCGGCGGCGCAGAAGGGCGCGGCGGACGATCTGCGCCTGGAAGCGCCGCTGACCCTGCACCGTGGGCCCGCGCCGACAAAACAAGGCCCGGCCGCAGGCAGGGGCGCAGACGCAAGGGCAGGGTGCAGCGGAACCGGATCCGAAGCCTCTGGGCCGGCCTGGACGGCGGCGGCCCGACGATTTTGCCCCTGGCTGGACCGGCAGGGGGATTTGGGATAAGGCTCAGGCATGACGTTTATTGCGGATCTGCACATCCATTCGCGCTTTTCACGGGCCACAAGCAAGGCGCTCACGCCCCGGCACCTGGCGGCCTGGGCGCGCTGCAAGGGCATTGACGTTCTGGGCACCGGCGATTTCACCCACCCCCAATGGCGGGCGGAACTGGCGGAACAGCTGGAACCGGACGCGGCCAGCGGCCTGTACCGACTGCGGAGCGCGCCGGAAGCCCTGGAGGGCCTGCCAGAAGACCTGGGCGCGGCAGGGGCGGGGCAGGGGCCGCTCTTTCTGCTCCAGACGGAAATCAGCTCCATCTACAAGCGCCTGGGGCAGGTGCGCAAAATCCACAACCTGGTCTTTGTGCCCACCCTGGAGGATGCGGAGCGCCTTTCCCTGCGCCTGGCGCAGATCGGCAACCTGGCCTCGGACGGTCGCCCCATCCTGGGTCTGGATTCGCGCGACCTGCTGGAAATTGTGCTGGAATGCGCGCCCGCCGGGGTCATGATCCCGGCGCACGTCTGGACGCCCTGGTTCGCGCTCTTCGGTTCCAAATCCGGCTTTGACCGGCTGGAAGACTGCTACGGCGACCTTTCCGACCATATCTTTGCGCTGGAAACGGGCCTTTCTTCCGATCCGGCCATGAACCGCATGGTCAGCGCCCTGGACGGCTACGCGCTCATTTCCAATTCCGACGCCCATTCCGGGGCCAACCTGGGGCGCGAGGCCAATCTTTTTGCGGGGCAGCCCTCCTATGCTGGCCTGTTTGCGGCCCTGCGCGCCGCCGCCCGGCGTCAGGACCAGGGCGGCCTTAGCTGCCGCTTCCTGGGCACGGTGGAATTTTATCCGGATGAAGGCAAATACCACCTGGACGGGCACCGCGCCTGCCATGTGGTGCTGGAGCCGCGCGAGGCGCGGGAACTGGGCGACATCTGCCCCGTGTGCGGCAAGCCGCTCACCGTGGGCGTGCTGCACCGCGTGCTGGATCTCGCCGACCGCGGGGCCCCGGCCAGGCTCACGCGCGAACCTGAGGCGCGCTCCGTCATCCCGCTGCCTGAGGTGCTGGGCGAAATTCTGGGCGTGGGCGCGGGCTCGCGCAAGGTGCGGGAGCGCTACGCCGCCCTGCTGCGCGCCCTGGGGCCGGAGCTGGACATCCTCTGCCGCCTGCCCGAAGCGGACCTGCGCGCCCACTGGGAACCCCTGGGCGAGGCCGTGGCCCGCATGCGCAGCGGCCGGGTTATTCGCCAGGGCGGCTATGACGGCGAATACGGCGTAGTGCGCGTCTTTTCGCCCGAAGAACTGACCGACCTGCGCGGCGGCGCGCTCCTGCCGGGCTTCAAGTCGACAAGCCGCAAACGCGCGGCGCGGACGGAAACCGCGGCCAGCGCCCCCACCCGCGCCCGTGAGGCCGGCGACGTGGCGCAGGCGACATCCGCACCGACGCGCTCGGACGCGCACACGCCGCCGACAGGCAAAGCCCACGGCATGGGGCAGGCAGAGCCCCTGTCTGGCCCCGCGGCCGCGCCCTTCGCCGCTGCAACGGCCGCGCGGCCCATGACCTTTTCCCCGGAGCAGACCGCCGCCCTGCGGGCCGGGCCGGAACCGACCCTGGTCCTGGCCGGCCCCGGCGCGGGCAAGACGCGCGTGCTGGTAGGCCGCCTGGCCTGGCTGGTGGAGCAGGGGGCCCGGCCACAGGATATCCTGGCCGTCACCTTCACCCGTCGGGCCGCCGGGGAGCTGCGCGAGCGTCTGGCCGCAGCCCTGCCGGACCTGCCTGCGCCGCCGCGCTGCGACACGCTGCACGGCCTAGCCTGGAGCCGTATGCGCGAGGAACTGGGCGCAGCGGCCCCCACCCTGCTGGGCGAGGACGCGGCCCTGGGGCTGTTCCGCGCCGCCAATCCGGAACTTACGGCCCGCGCGGCCCGCGAAATGTGGGCGGCCTGCAGCCTGGCGCGGGAAACGGGCGCCACAGCCCCGGCAAATACGGCCCTGGGCGCTCCCTTCGCCGCAGCGGCCCCCCCGCTGCCGGACCCGGCCACGGCCCTGGCCCGCTACACGGAACGAAAAAAAGCGGCCGGCCCCGGCTTCGTGGACTATGCCGACCTGCTGGAATGGTGGCTGGCACAGGCCCGGCAACTGCCGGAATCGCAAAAAACCGTCCACTTGCTGGTGGACGAAGTACAGGATCTTTCGCCCGTCCAGCTGGAGCTGCTCCGGGCGCTTCTGCCTGCCGACGGCCAGGGCTTTTTCGGCATAGGCGATCCGGACCAGGCCATCTACGGCTTTCGCGGCGTGGCCGGACAAAGCGAAGACAGCCTGCGGCGCATCTGGCCCGGCCTGCGCACGCGCCGCCTGGGGCGGAGCTACCGCGCCAGCCAGCGCGTGCTGGACATGGCCCAGGGCCTGCTGGGCGGCACGGGCCGCTGCGGCGCGCTCACGGCCGCGCAAAACCTTTCTGCGGAACTGCGTCTGTTCAGCGCGCCGGACGAAAAAGCCGAAGCCCGCTGGGTGGCCCAGCGCGTGCGCGCCCTCCTGGGAGCCACAGCCCACACCCTTATGGACCAGGCCAAAGCCGACGACATGGCCGGCCTGGCGGGCGCGCTCACGCCCGGCGACATTGCGGTGCTGGTGCGCCTTAAAGCGCAGATGCCGCCCCTGCGCGCCGCCCTGGAACAGGCCGGTGTGCCTTGCGCCACCCCGGCCGAAGACAGCTTCTGGCAGGATACGGCCTGCGCCCGGCTGCTGACTCTGCTGGCGACGCATTGCGGTTTTGCGGAATGGCCTGCGCCGGAAGACAGCGAGGCCGCAACGGCGGCGATATGGCCGTGGGACGCTGCGCCGCCAGCGCCGCAGGAAATGCGCGCCTGGCTTGGCGCGCAGCCCTGGGCCGGGGAACCCTGCCTGCAGGGCCGGGCCTGGCGGCAGCTCTGCCGCCTGTGGGGGCAGGCCGGTTCCTGGCCCGCCTTTTTCGCCCAACTGGCCTGGCTGCAGGAAGCCGAGCTTGTGCGGGGCAAGGCCGAGCAGGTGCAGATCCTGACCCTGCACGCATCCAAGGGCCTTGAATTTCAGGCGGTATTTCTTCCTGGCCTGGAGGACGGGCTGCTGCCCCTGCGCCGGGAACGCCTGATTACCGCGCCAGAAGGCTCCACGCCGGAGAAGCCCGGCCCCGCAAACGCAGCGCCGGGCCCATCCGCATCCGCCTGCGCCGCGCCTGCGATCCACAACGCCGCAGCGCCTGCGGGCGCGGAGGCCGCCCTGGCCGAAGAACGCCGCCTGCTCTATGTGGGCCTTACCCGCGCGGCCCGCATGCTCTGCGTCAGCCACTGCCGCCAGCGCGTCCTCTACGGCAAAACCCTGCGCCTGCCGCCCTCGCCCTTTCTGGCAGACATCCGCCGCTTCTGCCGCGCCAGCGCCCTTACCCCCCACCGCCGCCGTCTGCAGAGCCCCCTTTCCCTGCTGCCGGAGTAGGCTGCAGAAGACCATATGAGGATATGCGGGGGATGCCCCGTTCGCACCCGGAACGCAACCGCGCCCCGCGGTTTGACAGCGTCCGGCCCCGGAGCTATCAATGGAGGCCGTGCGCCGCGTTCGCGGCGGCATCAACCGCTTTTCCACAAGGACAGACCCATGACGGATATCGACCGCCAGATGGCCACCATCAAGCGTGGCGTGGCCGAACTTATCGACGAGGGCGAACTGCGCAAAAAACTGGCGCGCGGCACGCCCCTGCGCGTGAAGGTGGGTTTTGACCCCACCGCCCCGGACCTGCACCTGGGCCACACCGTGGTCATGCACAAGATGCGCCATTTTCAGGAGCTGGGCCACCAGGTCATCTTCCTCATCGGCGATTTCACCGGCCGCATCGGCGATCCCTCCGGCCGTTCCGAAACCCGCCCCCCCCTCACGGAAGAGCAGGTCATAGCCAATGCGGAGACCTACAAAAAACAGGTCTTCAAAATTCTGGATCCGGAAAAGACGGAAGTGGCCTTCAATGCCGCATGGCTGGGCGCCATGAACGCCGCGGACTTCATCCGCCTGGCCTCCTGCTGCACTGTGGCCCGCATGATGGAACGCGACGACTTTGAAAAACGCTTCCGCGAGCAGCGCCCCATCTCCATCCACGAATTTCTCTACCCCCTCTGCCAGGGCTACGATTCCGTGGCCCTCAAGGCTGACGTGGAAATGGGCGGCACGGACCAGAAGTTTAACCTGCTCATGGGCCGCACCCTGCAGGCCCACTACGGCCAGGAAAGCCAGTGCATCCTCACCATGCCCCTGCTGGAAGGCACGGACGGTGTGCGCAAGATGTCAAAATCCTACGGCAATTACATTGGCATCGACGAGGCCCCCGACCAGATTTTCGGCAAGGTCATGGCCATTTCCGATGATCTCATGTGGCGCTACTATGAGCTGCTCTCCAGCAAATCCCTGGAAAATATCGCCGCCCTTAAGGCTGACGTGGCCGCCGGGCGCGTCCACCCCAAGGCCGCCAAGGAAACCCTGGCCCACGAGATGGTCGCCCGCTACCACAGCCCCAAAGATGCGGACGAGGCCCAGCAGGGCTTCAACGCCGTGTTTGCCGGCGGCGGGGTGCCCGACGCCATGCCCGAACACGCCTGCGACAAGGGCGAAGCCAGCACCCCCCCAGCCTTCCTCGAAGCCGCCGGGCTGGTCAAAAGCCGCGGCGAAGCCAAGCGCCTGATCAAAGAAGGCGCGCTCTCCGTGGATGGTCAACGCTGCGACGACCCGCTCACCCCCTTCAGCCCCGGCGCCTACGTCGTCAAACTGGGCAAAAAGCGTTTCCTCAAACTGCTGGTGCGTTGAGCGGCAGACCGCCTTTTGCGGAGGGCCGAGGGACTTGCTGCTGCCAGCCCCCCGGCCCTCCACGCCCCCCATTTTTCAAAAGACCAGCTCCAGGTTGCCTGCGTTCCGAAAGCAGGGCCGCATGTGGAGGCGTAAGCGCAATTTATTTGCGCCGTTACGCGCCGAAACGAGCGTGCCGTAAACGTTGAGAATGCCTGTTCTCAACGTTAATCTGCTCTAAGCCCGTTTCATATCCTCTATGAGGCTGCGCAGGGCCTGGGCCTGGCGGGCCAGGTCGCCCACGGCCTGGGCGGACTGGCGCATGGCTGCGGCGGTTTCGGCGGCAATGCGGTTGACGTCTTCGATGGAGTGGTTGATTTCCTCGCTGGTGGCGGACTGTTCTTCGGCTGCAGCGGCTATGGACTGCACTTGCTGGGCTGTGGTTTCCACCAGGGCCACGATTTCCTGGAGGGCCTCGCCGGATTTCTGGGCCATAAGGGTGGTTTTGCCGATGCGTTCGGCCACCTGGGTCACGTTATCCACGTTCTGGCGCGTGCCAACCTGGATGTCGTGGATGGCGTCGCCCACCTGTTTGGTGGCGGTCATGGTTTTTTCGGCCAGCTTGCGCACTTCGTCGGCCACCACGGCAAAGCCGCGCCCGGCGTCGCCCGCACGGCGCGGCCTTTTGCCGCCGGGACGTGCTGTGCGCGACGGCAGAGCACACGCAATCGCTCCGGAGAAGCGACAGCGTGTGGGGATATGACAACCTATGCAAGAATATTGCCCAAACAACTTTGACGTTATAACCAGCTGTTTTGAAACAAAAAAAACCGCTGACTTCCGCTTCAGACAGGCTCCGCGTGTCACAAAAGAAAACACAGGGCGTTTTGCTTGTTCAATGTATGAGCACAGCGGGAACACAAGAGGAGGCAAGAGAAAGTAAAAGGCCCCTTGCGGGGCCTTTACTGTGGAGGCTGCTGCCGCCTGGTTGGAGGGACGGCATGGCTTGACGGCGCGTGGCGCGACTAGGCGTTGGCGGCCTTGAGCATTTCTTCCACCATAGAAAGCGTGGGGGTGGCGGTGGCGTCCAGCCCGCAGAGACCGCGCACGGCAAGCATGAGCATATCAAACTGCAGGGCCATTTCGCTGACGCCGTTGTCGATAATGCAGTTATCGCCGTGCATGCGCAGCTTATAGGCGTGACGGCTGCGCTCTTGCCCGCTGGAGCGGACAATGTAGTAGACCTGTTCGTTGTGATCGGTCACGTAGAGCTTCTGACGGGTGAGCATGCCAAGGCCTTCGTCGTACCACGAGCATTCGGAGAACAGACGACCGCGAAAGGTGAAATCGCAGCCATTGTCGTGTTTCAGACAAATGTCTTCCATGACTTTCCGCATCTGCATTCCATCCTCCGCGCTCTTCCGTCCGGTCCGGCACTGGCGGACGGTGCTGGCAGCAAGCTAGCACTGCAGCTCAAGCGTTGTCAATAACCGCAGCAAGCGAACAACAAGGGCGCAGGCGATCGGCGCGGGAATTTTTTTTACTCAACTGAAACAATTGATAATTTTTTTTGCCGCAGCACAGCCCGGCTTGCGGTAGCTTCCGGAATGGACCGAAGGGGCGGACCAACGACAAGTGCGCATTGCGGTCTTGTGGCAGCAGCTGCGCCGCCGGGCAGAAAAGGCGGATCAGGCCGCCCCACGGCCAACGCTGCCGCGTGCGCCCGCAAGCGCCGGGATGCCAGCGGCGCCCCCTGCTGCATGCCCCCTGTCGCACGGGGCTGCAGGGGTCAGCCGCCTATCCGCCCGCAAAGCCGCGGAAACGGCCGCATCACCCCCGCCCGCGCGGCCTGCGCCCGGCAAACAGGGCATAGGCCCGCGCCACGGGCGAGGCCGGGTCCATGCCCGCCAGGCGGTCGCCGCTGGGGCGGGGCAGGGGGACGCTGCGCCCCACGGGCCTGGTGCGCGAGGGCGGCAAGGGGGCTGCGGCCGCCACGTCCAGCCCGTCCTTGCCCAGCAGCAGAGAGACGCGCACGCTCTGAAACACGGGCGCTTCCATAAACGCATTGGCCCGCTCCAGCAGCTCCGGGCTCAGATAGTGCAGATCCTGCGCCAGCATGGCGTCTTCCGCGCCGACAAGCAGCAGATCCCGCCGGTGCCCCAGGGGCCGCGCCAGGGGGGCCAGATCCGGCCCCATGACGGCTTCCCAATGCTCCCACAGGCTTTGCAGACGCGCGCGCTGCGCCGCTGCGGCCGGGTCCAGCCCCAGCCCGGCAAACACCCCGGCCAGGGCCTCGCCCACGGGCACAGGCCCCGACGCCGCCGTGCGCTTACGCTTGCGGCGGGCCACCGGTACGCCCCCCTGGGCGGGATGCAAGGCCGCCCCATTGACTATATGCGTATATCTTGATATGTGCATCCATCTCACGGCTCCCCAGGCCCGCCTTACAGCCGCAGGCCGCGCAGCGGCCGGGCGCGCAGCCCGCGCGCAACCCCAACCCCTCCGGGACAACAGACATATGGACAATGGCACGGCCCTGCTCTGCTTCAAGGCGCTTTCCGATGAAACCCGTTTGCGGCTGGTGCATATCCTGCTGCATTATGAGCTTTCGGTCAACGAACTGGTCCACATTCTGGATATGGGCCAGTCGCGCGTGTCGCGCCATCTGAAGATCCTTACCGAAGCGGGGCTACTGGCCTCGCGCCGGGACGGGTTGTGGGTTTTTTACGCCGTGCCCAAGGCGGGCGAAAAGCACGATCTGCTGGGCGCCCTGCTGCGCTTTGTGCAGCCGGACGCCCACATGCGGGCGGACCTTGCCATGGCCGCCCAGATGCTGGAGGAACGCGCCCGCAAGACCCGCCAGTTTTTCAACGCCATTGCCGAAAACTGGGATGAGCTCAACAACGCGGTGCTGGGCGATTTTGATCTGCCGACAGCCGTCTGCGCCGCGGTGCCCCAGGGCTGCGGCACGGCCGTGGACCTGGGCTGCGGCACCGGGGCCGTGCTGGAGCGGCTGCTGCCCCTGGCCGGCGGGGTCATCGGCGTGGACGGCTCGGCCCGCATGCTGGAAATCTGCCGCCGCCGCTTTTCCCCGCAGGATCTGGCGGCGGAGCGCGTTTCCCTGCGCATTGGCGACCTGAGCCACCTGCCCCTGCGCGACCACGAGGCGGACTTTGCCTGCATCAACCTTGTGCTGCACCACCTTTCACAGCCCGCCGAAGCTCTGGACGAGATCCGGCGCATCCTGCCCCCAGGGGGACGGCTGTTTGTGGCGGATTTTCTGCGCCACACGGATGAAGCCATGCGCAACCGTTACGGCGACCGCTGGCTGGGCTTTGCCGAGGACGCCCTGACCGCCGACCTGCGCAAAGCGGGCTTTGCCCTCCAGAGCACGGTCCGCAAGCCCGTAGGCCGGGGCCTG from Desulfovibrio legallii includes the following:
- the tyrS gene encoding tyrosine--tRNA ligase encodes the protein MTDIDRQMATIKRGVAELIDEGELRKKLARGTPLRVKVGFDPTAPDLHLGHTVVMHKMRHFQELGHQVIFLIGDFTGRIGDPSGRSETRPPLTEEQVIANAETYKKQVFKILDPEKTEVAFNAAWLGAMNAADFIRLASCCTVARMMERDDFEKRFREQRPISIHEFLYPLCQGYDSVALKADVEMGGTDQKFNLLMGRTLQAHYGQESQCILTMPLLEGTDGVRKMSKSYGNYIGIDEAPDQIFGKVMAISDDLMWRYYELLSSKSLENIAALKADVAAGRVHPKAAKETLAHEMVARYHSPKDADEAQQGFNAVFAGGGVPDAMPEHACDKGEASTPPAFLEAAGLVKSRGEAKRLIKEGALSVDGQRCDDPLTPFSPGAYVVKLGKKRFLKLLVR
- a CDS encoding DUF721 domain-containing protein, whose amino-acid sequence is MHISRYTHIVNGAALHPAQGGVPVARRKRKRTAASGPVPVGEALAGVFAGLGLDPAAAAQRARLQSLWEHWEAVMGPDLAPLARPLGHRRDLLLVGAEDAMLAQDLHYLSPELLERANAFMEAPVFQSVRVSLLLGKDGLDVAAAAPLPPSRTRPVGRSVPLPRPSGDRLAGMDPASPVARAYALFAGRRPRGRG
- a CDS encoding ArsR/SmtB family transcription factor, with amino-acid sequence MDNGTALLCFKALSDETRLRLVHILLHYELSVNELVHILDMGQSRVSRHLKILTEAGLLASRRDGLWVFYAVPKAGEKHDLLGALLRFVQPDAHMRADLAMAAQMLEERARKTRQFFNAIAENWDELNNAVLGDFDLPTAVCAAVPQGCGTAVDLGCGTGAVLERLLPLAGGVIGVDGSARMLEICRRRFSPQDLAAERVSLRIGDLSHLPLRDHEADFACINLVLHHLSQPAEALDEIRRILPPGGRLFVADFLRHTDEAMRNRYGDRWLGFAEDALTADLRKAGFALQSTVRKPVGRGLTLLLLQATATEGPAH